One window from the genome of Leptospira johnsonii encodes:
- a CDS encoding NUDIX domain-containing protein: MSKHGFFQITQKVFLRKGKELLILRDRKSGFGDLPGGRMNEDEFYGDWLESLSRELKEEMGEACEIKIHPRPILIHKHRVSDGNHPCVIVAYHGEFISGEIALSDEHDYIAWVDAATYDPKPLFFEYMLDALHLYQKEYVPLIPDGKLDPKGWLA; encoded by the coding sequence TTGAGCAAACACGGTTTTTTTCAAATCACACAAAAGGTTTTTTTGAGAAAAGGAAAGGAACTTCTCATTCTTAGGGACCGCAAATCCGGATTTGGGGACCTTCCCGGTGGAAGGATGAACGAGGACGAATTCTACGGAGACTGGCTGGAAAGTTTGTCCAGAGAGTTAAAGGAAGAAATGGGAGAAGCTTGTGAGATCAAGATCCATCCTAGACCCATCCTCATCCATAAACATAGAGTCAGCGATGGAAATCATCCATGTGTGATCGTAGCTTATCATGGAGAATTTATATCCGGCGAGATCGCGCTCTCTGACGAGCATGATTATATCGCCTGGGTGGATGCGGCAACTTACGATCCTAAACCTTTATTTTTCGAATATATGTTAGACGCTTTACATTTGTACCAAAAAGAATACGTTCCTTTGATCCCTGACGGCAAGTTAGATCCTAAAGGTTGGTTGGCATGA
- the prfA gene encoding peptide chain release factor 1, whose protein sequence is MLDRLEKIQQKYLKISDELTTASNPDDLKRLYKERSRLTPLFDKITEYQKLIQNKKDAEELLKTEKDGDMRSMYEEERKEAEERIESLEKELEILLLPPDPNSGKNILLEIRAGTGGEEAGLFVSDLFRMYTKYADKQGIRHEIIDSSPTGIGGLKEIIFAMENDKAYDLFKFEAGTHRVQRIPATESGGRIHTSAVTVAVLPEAEESEININENDLRVDVYRSSGSGGQHVNTTDSAVRITHIPTGIAVACQDEKSQHKNKAKAMRILSARILEKQAEEKKAAADALKKQMVGSGDRSERIRTYNFPQGRCTDHRIGFTSHNLSAIMEGDLDDLINALTEEDRVKRLANSQAN, encoded by the coding sequence ATGTTAGACAGACTAGAAAAAATACAACAAAAATACCTCAAAATATCGGACGAACTTACAACTGCGTCCAATCCGGATGATTTGAAACGACTTTATAAGGAACGGTCCCGACTCACGCCCTTATTCGATAAAATTACCGAATACCAAAAATTAATTCAGAACAAAAAAGACGCCGAAGAACTTTTAAAAACGGAAAAAGACGGGGATATGCGCTCCATGTACGAAGAGGAGCGTAAAGAAGCTGAAGAAAGGATAGAAAGTTTGGAGAAGGAGTTGGAAATCCTACTTCTTCCTCCCGATCCGAATTCCGGCAAAAATATACTACTCGAGATAAGAGCAGGGACCGGCGGAGAAGAAGCAGGGCTATTCGTCTCCGACCTGTTTAGAATGTACACTAAGTATGCCGACAAGCAAGGCATCCGTCATGAGATCATAGATTCTTCTCCTACCGGAATAGGCGGATTGAAAGAGATCATCTTTGCGATGGAAAATGATAAAGCCTACGATCTTTTTAAATTTGAAGCGGGAACTCATAGAGTGCAAAGAATTCCTGCGACAGAGTCGGGTGGAAGGATCCATACAAGTGCAGTCACGGTTGCGGTATTACCTGAAGCGGAAGAATCGGAGATCAATATCAACGAAAACGATCTGAGAGTAGATGTGTATCGTTCTTCCGGATCAGGTGGTCAGCACGTTAACACCACCGACTCCGCAGTTCGTATCACTCATATTCCAACCGGGATCGCAGTTGCTTGCCAGGACGAAAAATCACAACACAAGAATAAAGCAAAAGCAATGAGGATCCTGAGCGCAAGGATCTTAGAAAAGCAGGCAGAAGAAAAGAAAGCCGCAGCTGACGCTCTCAAAAAACAGATGGTGGGTTCAGGAGATAGATCTGAAAGAATACGAACTTATAATTTTCCACAAGGAAGATGCACAGATCATAGGATTGGATTTACTAGTCATAATCTTTCTGCTATAATGGAAGGTGATCTGGACGACTTGATCAACGCCTTAACGGAAGAAGACAGAGTCAAACGCCTCGCAAATTCACAGGCAAATTAG
- a CDS encoding aminotransferase class I/II-fold pyridoxal phosphate-dependent enzyme has protein sequence MILAIQEPHRRICGERIPFENIHAVSMSLPEVADVIGYEEKRTETLSRLKAGYPRFVAHAYIEKILDYNRETKGVDSPQFIVNSRKAADHIVSFFQIEGARILEDEGIITLIIPSHKENESKILSFIQHTGCLLSSRKAEDYLFKKGLIDSVYKEESRKEKPYESVEGSLSALYPGKDLQVYLATSGMNAVYAAFRALDKVRAEEGKDIWLRLGWLYVDNIRILEKYSRGSHIFHDVVDLKELEEFLSKEGHRVAAILTESPTNPLIQVPDYPELKKLLEKYGIPLVADISVAGSAVVDLSPYADVIVESLTKFASGHADVMMGALFLNPSSPYFETLKKGSPEFLETPYIRDCERMSFELEGYIERVKEIGKNAAILANFFSNHPKIKAVHWSGSEENHGNFSKIARDKDLHCGVITIEPGVPLEPFYNSLRLLKGPSFGTEFTLNMLYMYLAHYELVSTEAGRGFLREVGLDPSLIRISIGRENPDLLIAEYKKALGD, from the coding sequence ATGATACTAGCGATACAAGAACCGCATCGAAGGATTTGCGGGGAAAGAATACCATTTGAAAACATACATGCGGTTTCCATGAGCCTTCCGGAAGTCGCTGATGTGATCGGATATGAAGAGAAAAGAACTGAAACTCTTTCCAGATTAAAAGCGGGATATCCCCGATTTGTAGCTCATGCTTATATAGAAAAAATTTTAGATTATAACCGAGAGACAAAGGGAGTCGACAGCCCTCAGTTTATTGTAAACTCTCGCAAAGCCGCAGACCATATCGTTTCCTTTTTTCAGATAGAAGGAGCAAGGATCCTAGAGGACGAAGGGATCATCACATTAATCATTCCTTCTCATAAAGAAAACGAATCCAAGATATTATCCTTCATCCAACATACTGGATGTTTATTATCTTCTCGAAAGGCAGAGGATTACTTATTCAAAAAGGGACTCATAGATTCCGTATACAAAGAAGAATCCAGAAAAGAAAAACCTTACGAAAGTGTAGAAGGATCATTATCCGCTTTGTATCCTGGAAAAGATTTGCAAGTATATCTGGCCACTTCCGGGATGAATGCAGTCTATGCGGCTTTTAGAGCATTGGACAAGGTTCGTGCAGAAGAAGGAAAAGATATCTGGCTTAGACTCGGATGGCTATACGTAGATAATATTAGAATATTAGAAAAATATTCTAGAGGTTCTCATATATTCCATGACGTGGTCGATCTAAAAGAACTGGAAGAATTCCTTTCTAAAGAAGGTCACAGAGTAGCTGCAATTCTTACCGAATCTCCTACAAATCCACTCATTCAAGTTCCAGATTATCCTGAGCTCAAAAAACTTTTGGAAAAATACGGAATCCCTTTGGTTGCGGATATTTCCGTGGCAGGTTCCGCAGTCGTGGATCTTTCCCCATATGCGGATGTGATCGTAGAGAGTTTGACTAAGTTTGCATCCGGACATGCGGATGTTATGATGGGTGCATTATTTTTAAATCCTTCTTCTCCATATTTTGAGACGTTGAAAAAAGGTTCTCCTGAGTTTTTAGAAACTCCTTATATCCGAGATTGCGAACGTATGTCCTTCGAGTTAGAAGGTTATATCGAAAGAGTCAAAGAAATTGGAAAGAATGCTGCAATACTTGCAAACTTCTTCTCAAATCATCCGAAGATCAAAGCGGTTCATTGGAGCGGTTCTGAAGAAAATCACGGAAACTTTTCCAAAATTGCAAGAGATAAGGATCTACATTGTGGAGTGATCACGATCGAGCCCGGAGTTCCTTTGGAACCATTTTACAATTCTTTAAGATTGTTGAAGGGACCAAGTTTCGGAACAGAATTTACTCTGAACATGTTATACATGTATTTGGCTCATTATGAATTGGTATCCACAGAAGCAGGAAGAGGTTTCTTACGAGAAGTAGGATTGGATCCTAGTCTGATCAGAATTTCTATCGGAAGAGAAAATCCAGATCTTCTGATTGCAGAATACAAAAAAGCTCTGGGGGATTAA
- a CDS encoding alpha/beta fold hydrolase, which yields MKRTTISLMLLLIFLLDCRFLGIGSEPLEDLKTKYANSESKFAPIGDLNIHYRDEGQGPVIILLHGVCSSLHTWDAWAELLKSRYRVIRIDLPGHGLTGPPEDLEKLDLEEGVEVLNNFLEYLKIDSFYLVGNSMGGYISWNYALKYPNKVQKLVLIDAAGYAQPMPPMIALGSNPIVSPFARHMLPSFMVEKSVDEVYGDPSKITPEIKTRYVDLSRREGNRQAYNYFFRTAREKFTDPKISEGIKSVKTPTLVMWGKEDHWLKLEYAQNWTKDLPNSKFITYEGAGHIPMEEIPDITAKDLVQFLTL from the coding sequence ATGAAAAGAACAACAATAAGCTTAATGTTACTTCTCATCTTTCTACTTGATTGTAGATTTTTAGGGATCGGTTCCGAGCCCTTAGAGGATTTGAAAACGAAGTATGCGAACTCGGAGTCCAAATTCGCTCCGATTGGGGATTTGAACATCCATTACAGGGACGAGGGCCAGGGTCCGGTAATTATACTATTGCACGGGGTGTGCTCTTCTTTGCATACCTGGGATGCATGGGCGGAACTATTAAAATCTCGTTATAGAGTTATCCGTATCGATCTTCCTGGTCATGGACTTACCGGTCCTCCGGAAGATTTAGAAAAGTTGGATTTGGAAGAAGGTGTAGAAGTCCTTAACAACTTCCTAGAATATTTAAAAATTGATTCCTTCTATCTTGTGGGAAATTCTATGGGAGGTTATATCTCCTGGAATTACGCATTAAAATATCCTAATAAAGTCCAAAAGTTGGTCTTGATCGATGCGGCCGGGTATGCACAACCTATGCCCCCTATGATCGCATTGGGAAGTAACCCGATCGTAAGTCCATTTGCTCGCCATATGCTACCAAGCTTTATGGTGGAAAAAAGTGTGGATGAGGTTTACGGAGATCCTTCTAAGATCACCCCCGAGATCAAAACGAGATATGTGGATCTTTCCAGAAGAGAAGGGAATCGACAGGCTTATAATTATTTTTTCAGGACTGCCAGGGAGAAGTTTACGGATCCTAAAATTTCCGAAGGGATAAAGTCGGTAAAAACTCCCACACTAGTTATGTGGGGAAAAGAAGATCATTGGTTGAAATTAGAATACGCTCAGAATTGGACTAAGGATCTTCCAAATTCTAAATTCATCACTTACGAAGGCGCCGGTCATATTCCTATGGAAGAAATTCCGGATATAACAGCAAAAGATCTGGTGCAGTTCCTTACATTATAA
- a CDS encoding TetR/AcrR family transcriptional regulator, translating into MRTKPPSPIANRAEARREQILEAALDVFSEKGYHEAGIADIAGKLNIGHGTCYRYFKNKLDILHALVDRILLGLLEVVRKESPEKSNSIEEYRNQIKNIGWELFQLFSKDPRQAKIVFFEAMALDETVKRKVQLGIDKSARLTELYLKNGVKKGFLRKELDTRIASQAVNAMMFEGIRINLSFKVDSKFAKRWLEEMPTLMLEGMGKR; encoded by the coding sequence ATGAGAACAAAGCCTCCTAGTCCGATCGCCAACAGGGCAGAAGCAAGAAGAGAACAGATCCTGGAAGCTGCATTGGACGTATTCTCCGAAAAAGGATACCATGAGGCGGGAATCGCCGACATAGCCGGAAAATTAAATATAGGTCATGGGACCTGTTATCGTTATTTTAAGAATAAATTGGATATCCTACATGCGTTAGTGGACCGGATCCTTCTCGGATTATTAGAAGTGGTACGTAAAGAAAGTCCTGAAAAATCGAACTCGATCGAAGAATACAGAAACCAGATCAAAAACATCGGTTGGGAACTATTTCAACTTTTCAGCAAAGATCCAAGACAGGCAAAGATCGTATTTTTTGAAGCTATGGCCTTAGACGAAACAGTAAAAAGAAAAGTGCAGCTCGGGATAGATAAAAGCGCCAGGCTTACAGAACTGTATTTGAAGAATGGTGTGAAAAAAGGATTTTTAAGAAAAGAATTAGACACCCGTATCGCATCTCAGGCGGTAAATGCAATGATGTTCGAGGGAATAAGGATCAACTTATCTTTCAAAGTGGATTCCAAATTCGCGAAACGTTGGCTGGAAGAAATGCCCACCCTTATGTTAGAAGGAATGGGCAAACGTTAA
- a CDS encoding histidine kinase dimerization/phosphoacceptor domain -containing protein has product MLSRSLKFIQTAGKFFLVTSVYFLLGKFGESLGTFSDYASPIWPASGWGLVTPLLFGRISYFGIFAGSFLYNCQIQHEDLPGQELSVYFLVAVLIASGSTLQSFTGAYLYKKFVPGLDLTKNTSFVLRFLWIETLVCIIAATIACSGLLVLGILDLNSLFPTWIIWWMGDSLGVFVYFPFFLSWLGPGVARFQVHSWKESVGLVSFLILLGAGIFYFFSINEIPAYFPLSYLLIAVISLVSLRFGGRESSLVLIIVSIVAILGTAQGHAYNFPASREVSLLLLQSFLSAISIASLLALSVVKERIDAENEISHSHARLEKLIAERTQELDRSYRFLGASEAIYKGLFENVPIAILECDYSEVKKMLGELPKMSRKDFSKFLKTNPEFVSECYETVRVVDANKESVRLFEASSKEEVLFLARNFFRKGNDYYFKKLLTRIHFGARVLHTEVILSTCNGKQFEASIRWSLAPEFEETFSSTIITVVEITDKKQAERQLKSSLKEKEVMLKEIHHRVKNNLQVISSLFNLQSEYENDPKIHEAFTESQNRIQTMALIHDELYQSNDLGNVEFSGYSKRLAEKIRTAYKIGAETRVDVISSPIHLEISIAIPLGLALNELLTNSFKYAFPHNYSPSDERPKIQVKLQKKEKLVILEVSDNGVGLPNELNPTVTHSFGLTLVQVLTRQLKGKLDFSSSKNQGASFQIRFELPN; this is encoded by the coding sequence ATGTTATCTCGATCCTTAAAATTCATTCAAACTGCCGGCAAATTTTTTCTGGTTACATCCGTTTATTTTCTTTTGGGAAAATTTGGAGAATCCCTCGGGACTTTTTCGGATTACGCCTCCCCTATCTGGCCCGCATCCGGCTGGGGGCTGGTCACTCCTTTATTATTCGGAAGAATTTCCTATTTCGGAATCTTTGCAGGTTCCTTTTTATATAACTGCCAGATCCAACATGAGGATCTTCCAGGACAGGAGCTAAGCGTTTACTTTTTGGTGGCAGTGCTTATCGCAAGTGGAAGCACTCTGCAATCTTTCACTGGAGCTTATTTATATAAAAAATTTGTCCCTGGATTAGATCTTACCAAGAACACATCCTTCGTTCTTAGATTTCTTTGGATAGAAACATTAGTCTGCATTATCGCCGCAACAATCGCATGCTCCGGACTTTTAGTTTTAGGGATACTGGACTTAAACTCACTTTTTCCAACCTGGATCATTTGGTGGATGGGAGATTCTTTAGGGGTATTCGTATACTTTCCATTTTTCTTAAGTTGGCTAGGACCTGGAGTTGCAAGATTCCAAGTACATTCTTGGAAAGAAAGTGTAGGGTTAGTTTCCTTCTTAATTTTATTAGGGGCAGGTATTTTTTATTTCTTTAGTATCAACGAGATACCTGCTTACTTCCCTCTTTCTTATCTTCTGATAGCAGTCATTTCACTTGTTTCTCTCAGATTCGGAGGAAGAGAATCTTCTCTAGTGCTCATCATCGTTTCTATCGTAGCGATCTTAGGTACTGCGCAAGGACATGCATATAATTTCCCAGCTTCCAGGGAAGTTTCCCTTCTCCTTTTACAAAGTTTTCTGTCTGCAATCTCGATCGCTTCTCTTCTCGCTTTATCGGTAGTAAAAGAAAGAATAGATGCAGAAAATGAAATATCCCATTCTCACGCAAGATTGGAAAAGTTAATCGCAGAAAGGACCCAAGAGCTGGATCGTTCTTATCGTTTTTTAGGAGCAAGCGAAGCAATCTATAAAGGTTTATTCGAAAATGTTCCTATTGCGATCTTAGAATGCGATTATTCCGAAGTAAAAAAAATGTTGGGCGAATTGCCCAAGATGTCCAGAAAGGACTTCTCTAAATTCCTAAAAACAAATCCCGAATTCGTTTCAGAATGTTATGAAACTGTAAGGGTTGTGGACGCTAATAAAGAATCCGTTCGATTGTTCGAAGCAAGCTCAAAGGAAGAAGTTCTATTTCTTGCCAGAAACTTTTTCCGAAAAGGAAACGATTATTATTTCAAAAAACTTCTAACCCGAATTCATTTTGGAGCAAGAGTTCTTCATACTGAAGTCATATTATCCACCTGCAACGGAAAACAATTCGAAGCGTCCATTCGCTGGTCTTTGGCACCTGAATTCGAAGAAACATTTTCTTCTACCATAATCACAGTTGTAGAGATCACAGATAAAAAACAGGCAGAGAGACAGTTAAAATCTTCCTTAAAGGAAAAGGAAGTGATGCTGAAAGAGATCCATCACAGAGTAAAAAACAACCTGCAGGTGATTTCCAGTTTATTCAATCTTCAATCTGAATACGAAAACGATCCTAAGATCCACGAGGCATTTACGGAAAGCCAAAACAGGATCCAAACCATGGCATTGATCCATGATGAGTTGTATCAATCTAACGATCTAGGAAATGTAGAATTTTCAGGATACTCGAAAAGACTTGCTGAAAAGATCAGAACCGCCTATAAGATCGGAGCAGAAACGAGAGTGGATGTGATATCCAGTCCTATTCATTTGGAGATTAGCATCGCAATTCCTCTGGGACTAGCGCTCAATGAATTACTCACAAATTCCTTTAAATACGCATTCCCACATAATTATTCTCCTTCGGATGAAAGACCAAAGATCCAAGTCAAACTCCAAAAAAAAGAGAAGTTAGTAATTTTGGAAGTCTCTGACAACGGGGTCGGTTTACCAAACGAATTGAATCCAACTGTGACTCATTCTTTCGGATTAACCTTAGTACAGGTACTAACCAGACAATTGAAGGGAAAATTGGATTTTTCCAGCTCCAAAAATCAGGGAGCCAGTTTCCAAATCCGTTTTGAACTTCCGAATTAG